From Bacteroidota bacterium, one genomic window encodes:
- a CDS encoding substrate-binding domain-containing protein, whose protein sequence is MLYKVSRLNIAIIIFSLCFHSSCNDNPNAPKHTDTVRTGTITIATDPVFQPFTELTIDAYEHDCKDQAHIKLLNIPESKAIELLQKDSVRLIIMSRKLTAEENEPFKKRKIEIAYSLFAYDAIALIVHPSMPDSIKFEELMDVLNGKIDTWKKLNPKLPNENIQIVFDNDSSSTVRYMQNLVKKPFGKNVGALDENKKVVEYVATHPEAIGIVGLNWISDGRDPKLGSFMEKVNVVGIMPADTSVIPEKKYYKPLQYHLFMQHYPLMRAVYSVNAEARQGLGTGFVHYLNGRPGQLIIQSSGLLPGTLAVWKRQIHIKEE, encoded by the coding sequence ATGTTATATAAAGTTTCTCGCCTAAACATTGCAATAATAATATTTTCGTTATGCTTTCATAGTTCGTGTAACGATAACCCCAATGCTCCAAAGCATACTGATACCGTACGCACAGGAACAATCACCATTGCAACGGATCCTGTTTTTCAACCCTTTACCGAGCTAACGATAGATGCATACGAGCACGATTGCAAAGATCAGGCACATATAAAACTATTAAATATTCCTGAGTCCAAGGCGATTGAACTGCTACAGAAAGACAGTGTAAGGCTAATTATAATGAGCCGAAAGCTTACTGCTGAAGAAAACGAACCCTTTAAAAAACGTAAGATAGAAATAGCTTATTCACTTTTTGCATACGATGCCATTGCACTTATAGTGCACCCCTCCATGCCTGACAGTATTAAGTTTGAAGAACTGATGGATGTGCTTAACGGAAAAATTGATACTTGGAAAAAATTAAATCCAAAACTCCCCAATGAAAATATACAAATAGTGTTCGACAACGATTCGTCGAGCACGGTTCGTTATATGCAAAATTTGGTTAAAAAACCTTTTGGGAAAAATGTGGGAGCCCTCGATGAAAACAAAAAAGTGGTGGAGTACGTAGCTACACATCCCGAGGCCATTGGTATTGTTGGTCTCAATTGGATTAGCGATGGACGTGACCCCAAGCTGGGAAGTTTTATGGAAAAAGTGAATGTGGTGGGTATTATGCCTGCCGATACTTCGGTAATACCCGAAAAGAAATATTATAAACCCCTGCAATACCATTTGTTTATGCAACATTATCCCTTAATGAGGGCAGTATATTCAGTAAATGCAGAAGCTAGACAAGGACTCGGCACGGGGTTTGTCCATTACCTCAATGGAAGGCCAGGACAATTGATTATACAATCCTCTGGATTACTGCCAGGAACACTTGCCGTATGGAAAAGACAAATACATATAAAAGAAGAATAA
- a CDS encoding cystathionine gamma-synthase, which produces MKFGTKAIHAGQEPDPTNGAIMTPIYQTSTYVQESPGNHKGYAYARGKNPTRDALQKCLASLENAQYCLCFSSGMGAIDAVIKLLQPGDEVIATDDLYGGSYRMFTKVFAKFGIKFHFVNMIDANNIKQYINANTKMLWVETPTNPTCQIIDIAACAAIAKEHNIYLAVDNTFASPYLQNPLEMGAHIVMHSVTKYLGGHSDVIMGALCVNDPVIYEQLSFIHNSCGAVPGPQDSFLVLRGIKTLHIRMERHCSNGKVVAEFLRNHPKVDKVYWPGFTDHPNHEIAKKQMRDFGGMMSFTLKGDSMDEAFAMASRTHVFSLAESLGGVESLIGHPASMTHASIPKEEREKVGVTDSLLRLSVGIEDIEDLIEDLKHAIG; this is translated from the coding sequence ATGAAATTCGGTACCAAAGCAATTCATGCAGGGCAAGAGCCTGACCCAACCAACGGAGCTATCATGACTCCTATTTATCAAACCTCTACCTATGTGCAAGAGAGCCCGGGCAACCACAAAGGTTACGCCTATGCACGAGGTAAAAACCCTACCCGTGATGCCTTACAAAAGTGTTTGGCATCGTTAGAAAATGCACAATATTGTTTGTGTTTTTCTAGTGGTATGGGTGCCATTGATGCGGTGATAAAACTATTACAACCCGGCGATGAAGTGATTGCTACCGATGATTTATACGGAGGCTCGTATCGTATGTTTACCAAGGTGTTTGCGAAGTTTGGAATTAAATTTCATTTTGTAAATATGATAGATGCGAACAATATCAAACAATATATAAATGCGAATACCAAAATGCTTTGGGTAGAGACCCCGACAAATCCCACTTGCCAAATAATTGATATTGCCGCATGTGCAGCTATTGCCAAAGAGCATAATATATATTTAGCAGTTGACAATACTTTTGCTTCTCCGTATTTGCAAAATCCATTGGAGATGGGTGCACATATAGTAATGCATAGCGTTACCAAATATTTGGGTGGCCATAGCGATGTAATTATGGGTGCCTTGTGTGTGAACGATCCTGTTATATATGAACAACTTTCTTTCATTCATAATTCGTGCGGTGCAGTGCCAGGTCCTCAAGATAGTTTCTTAGTTTTGCGTGGAATTAAAACCTTGCATATTCGTATGGAACGCCATTGTAGTAATGGAAAAGTGGTAGCAGAATTTTTGCGTAACCATCCCAAAGTTGATAAAGTATATTGGCCAGGATTTACTGATCATCCCAACCATGAAATTGCGAAAAAACAAATGCGTGATTTTGGTGGCATGATGAGTTTTACTTTGAAAGGTGATAGTATGGATGAAGCATTTGCGATGGCATCTCGCACCCATGTTTTTAGTTTGGCTGAAAGCTTAGGTGGTGTTGAATCTTTAATAGGCCACCCCGCCAGTATGACCCATGCAAGCATACCCAAAGAAGAACGTGAAAAAGTAGGCGTTACCGATTCTTTACTTCGCCTAAGTGTGGGCATTGAAGATATAGAAGATTTGATTGAAGATTTGAAACACGCAATTGGGTAG
- a CDS encoding nucleotidyltransferase domain-containing protein yields the protein MIIKEEILNHRSDFIVLCQKHHVKQLLAFGSSTTDDFNYNTSDIDLLVEIDDADPIERGENLMSLCGILLKCFFIGK from the coding sequence GTGATTATAAAAGAAGAAATATTAAATCATCGTTCCGATTTTATTGTATTGTGCCAAAAACATCATGTTAAACAATTATTGGCTTTTGGCTCTTCAACTACAGACGATTTTAATTATAATACTAGCGATATAGATTTACTTGTTGAAATAGATGATGCAGACCCCATTGAACGGGGAGAAAATCTAATGTCATTGTGTGGGATACTTTTGAAATGTTTTTTCATAGGAAAGTAG
- a CDS encoding ATP-binding protein — protein MFFRDLHDKLIEGLTHNPVVAILGPRQAGKTTLALEVAKERDSIYLDLESPKDLAKLQDPEAYFQMQKGKLVILDEIQRKPEIFQVLRSIIDKGRQKGKGNGQFLILGSASIDLLQQSSETLAGRIQYLELGGLSYTEVDNDINKLWLRGGFPSSYLAKNDIVSAQWREDFIRTYLERDVPQLGPRVPATTLRRLWTMLAHLQGSMMNTSKLASGLDISNMTASRYIDLLCDLLLVRKVQPYYINTKKRLVKTPKVYVRDSGLLHQLLNISTLDNLLSYPLVGASWEGFIIENILAAAPQQAKSSFYRTSAGAEIDLVLELPNREVWAIEIKRTSSPKVKQGFHIACEDINPTQKFVIYNGDEIFPLPNDVMAVGLKELMGRLGDR, from the coding sequence GTGTTTTTTAGAGATTTACATGACAAATTAATTGAAGGGCTGACCCACAACCCAGTGGTGGCAATACTTGGCCCTCGCCAAGCAGGTAAAACTACCTTGGCATTGGAAGTTGCCAAAGAAAGAGACAGTATTTACCTCGATTTGGAATCTCCCAAAGACCTAGCCAAGCTGCAAGATCCTGAAGCATATTTCCAGATGCAGAAAGGTAAGCTCGTAATTTTGGATGAAATTCAACGCAAGCCTGAAATATTTCAAGTACTGCGAAGTATTATAGATAAAGGACGACAAAAAGGAAAAGGTAATGGACAGTTTCTTATTTTGGGTTCCGCATCTATAGATTTATTACAACAATCTTCTGAAACTTTAGCAGGTCGCATACAATATTTAGAACTGGGAGGACTCTCCTATACCGAAGTGGATAATGATATTAATAAATTGTGGTTACGTGGTGGTTTTCCTTCAAGTTATTTGGCCAAGAATGATATAGTAAGTGCCCAATGGCGTGAAGATTTTATACGTACATATTTAGAGCGTGATGTGCCCCAACTTGGCCCACGTGTTCCTGCTACCACCTTGCGTAGGCTATGGACCATGCTCGCACATTTGCAAGGTAGTATGATGAATACTTCTAAGCTGGCAAGTGGACTCGATATTAGCAATATGACTGCAAGCCGTTATATAGATTTGTTATGCGATTTATTACTGGTTCGCAAAGTGCAACCGTATTATATAAATACCAAAAAACGATTGGTAAAAACACCCAAAGTATATGTGCGTGATAGTGGTTTATTGCACCAACTTTTAAATATAAGCACACTCGATAATTTACTCTCATACCCCTTGGTGGGAGCAAGTTGGGAAGGTTTTATTATTGAAAACATTTTGGCTGCTGCACCCCAACAAGCCAAGAGTTCTTTTTACCGAACCAGTGCCGGTGCCGAAATTGATTTAGTACTGGAATTACCCAACAGAGAAGTGTGGGCCATAGAAATTAAACGCACCAGCAGCCCCAAAGTAAAACAAGGATTTCATATAGCTTGCGAAGATATAAACCCCACGCAAAAATTTGTTATATATAATGGCGATGAAATTTTTCCTTTACCAAATGATGTAATGGCAGTTGGATTGAAGGAGTTGATGGGGAGGTTGGGGGATAGATAG
- a CDS encoding T9SS type A sorting domain-containing protein: MKKLFLIIFCTLAICSFSNAQTTTIDEVERQTLKDYEGKPVEKGQGYSVYKRWDHYWRARVGENGTMPAQGHLFEEWSKMQRNQNNERGNNDSGNWVSIGFNSSAGGYSGIGRVNCIAFHPTDSNTFWVGTPSGGIWKTTNYGKNWTALSDFLPQIGVSDIVVDYTNTNVIYIATGDRDYGSFWGAQGPYKISDTKSVGVWKTTDGGVTWKPTSLSYNITDFALVNRLKMHPTKHNTLWAATTTGIYMTTDSGKTWSKKASAYFIDLELKPNNPNTLYAAYYDASGSNSQIYRSTDGGSTWSQITNFTGAKRINIEVTPASNNLVHALVCNSSRGLLGLYKSTDSGTNWVQYIDGSVSGQNYLCNKVAADITGGQGTYDLAFAINPKNANELFLGGIITWYTTNGGTSWKVGNFWYGTGGTYPTVHADKHYMAYHPLAKSPKSVLFETNDGGVYYTRVPNAPTSWTDITNGLNIGAIYRLSVSQTASDVVLCGHQDNGTKKRTSTFFYDSKGGDGMECIIDYSNVNYMYASSQYGDIASSSDGFVNNAVDISGNISGSPRGEWVTPYIMDPKDPKILYAGYDNVYKTTDRGSNWTAISNNITGSSTKNLNTMAIAPSDAKTIYAATWGNIWKTTDGGATTTWTKITGTLPVSDGAITYIAVNPNDPKIVYVTMGTFTQDKKVYKTVNGGTNWTNISGTKLPNVPANCIIHDGKTTNGLYIGTDLGIFFRNDNMSDWIYFSRKLPVVPVAELEIQKSTQKLRAGTFGRGLWESNMWNATAIQPPKALFTVDDSTICQGSTVTFTSTTTGATSVSWIFQDGSPATSPDTIVTIKYFNAGTAKVTFIATGLGGNDTLVKYITVYQNPNKPNIQQSLNFLTSSVNANKYKWLLNDTVMANDTTKTAFAPKDGQYKVTITDNNGCSATSFPLTFTYTPGVGITEVNTEHRFGLFPNPAGYNFTLDYCPNICNELNYNWRIIGMDGKRIENGNGLCCKPIQLSTKNLPNGIYIVEVEHQHIVSQKKLTVQR, from the coding sequence ATGAAAAAACTATTTTTAATTATATTTTGCACCCTAGCAATATGCAGTTTCTCAAATGCACAAACTACAACTATTGACGAAGTTGAGCGACAAACTTTAAAAGATTATGAAGGCAAACCTGTAGAAAAAGGCCAAGGTTATAGTGTTTATAAACGTTGGGATCATTATTGGAGAGCGAGGGTGGGAGAAAATGGCACTATGCCAGCTCAAGGCCATCTCTTTGAAGAATGGAGCAAAATGCAGAGGAATCAAAACAATGAGCGTGGAAATAATGATTCAGGGAATTGGGTGAGTATTGGTTTCAACTCATCAGCTGGAGGGTATAGTGGAATTGGCAGGGTAAACTGTATCGCCTTTCATCCTACTGACAGTAATACTTTTTGGGTGGGAACACCATCGGGCGGAATATGGAAAACCACTAATTATGGAAAAAACTGGACAGCCCTTTCCGATTTCTTGCCACAAATAGGTGTTTCGGATATCGTAGTGGATTATACAAATACCAATGTAATATATATAGCTACTGGCGACCGTGATTACGGCAGCTTTTGGGGGGCACAAGGGCCTTATAAAATAAGCGATACCAAAAGTGTGGGCGTATGGAAAACTACCGATGGCGGAGTTACCTGGAAACCAACTTCATTAAGTTATAATATTACAGATTTTGCCCTAGTGAATCGTTTGAAAATGCACCCTACCAAGCATAATACATTGTGGGCTGCCACTACCACAGGAATATATATGACCACCGATTCAGGTAAAACATGGTCGAAAAAAGCAAGTGCCTACTTTATAGATTTGGAATTAAAACCAAATAATCCCAATACTTTATATGCCGCTTATTATGATGCTTCTGGTAGCAACTCTCAAATATATAGAAGTACCGATGGCGGTTCTACTTGGAGTCAGATAACTAATTTCACGGGTGCTAAACGTATCAATATAGAAGTGACCCCCGCATCGAATAATTTGGTACATGCTCTTGTATGCAATTCCAGCAGAGGGCTTTTGGGATTATATAAATCTACTGACAGCGGTACCAATTGGGTACAATATATTGATGGCAGTGTATCAGGTCAAAATTATTTATGTAATAAGGTTGCTGCAGATATTACAGGTGGACAAGGCACTTATGATTTAGCTTTTGCTATTAACCCTAAGAATGCCAACGAGCTTTTCTTAGGCGGTATTATTACTTGGTATACAACCAATGGTGGAACGAGTTGGAAGGTAGGAAACTTTTGGTATGGTACGGGTGGCACCTACCCCACGGTGCATGCCGATAAACATTATATGGCTTATCATCCGTTGGCTAAAAGCCCTAAAAGCGTTTTGTTCGAAACCAATGATGGCGGTGTATATTATACAAGAGTTCCGAATGCCCCCACTTCATGGACTGATATAACCAATGGACTTAATATAGGTGCTATATATAGACTCAGTGTATCGCAAACGGCTTCTGATGTGGTGTTATGTGGCCATCAAGACAATGGCACCAAAAAAAGGACTTCTACTTTTTTTTACGACAGTAAAGGCGGTGATGGCATGGAATGTATTATAGATTATTCTAACGTAAACTATATGTACGCCAGTTCGCAGTATGGCGATATAGCAAGTTCAAGCGATGGCTTTGTGAACAATGCCGTAGATATTTCAGGGAATATTTCGGGTTCGCCAAGGGGCGAATGGGTTACGCCTTATATCATGGATCCGAAAGACCCTAAAATACTATATGCTGGCTATGATAACGTATATAAAACTACCGACAGGGGTAGCAATTGGACGGCAATATCAAATAATATTACAGGCAGCAGCACAAAAAATTTAAACACGATGGCTATTGCACCTTCCGATGCCAAAACTATATATGCAGCTACTTGGGGCAATATATGGAAAACCACTGATGGCGGGGCCACTACTACCTGGACAAAAATTACAGGTACACTTCCTGTTTCTGATGGGGCTATTACCTACATTGCGGTAAATCCAAATGACCCGAAAATAGTATATGTAACTATGGGTACTTTCACACAAGATAAAAAGGTATATAAAACAGTAAATGGTGGTACTAACTGGACCAATATATCTGGGACCAAATTACCCAATGTGCCAGCAAACTGTATAATACATGATGGCAAAACTACCAATGGCCTCTATATAGGAACTGATTTGGGAATATTTTTCCGTAATGACAATATGAGCGACTGGATATATTTCAGCCGCAAATTACCCGTAGTACCTGTTGCCGAATTGGAAATACAAAAGAGCACGCAAAAACTTCGTGCAGGAACATTTGGTCGTGGGTTGTGGGAAAGCAATATGTGGAACGCCACCGCTATACAACCACCCAAAGCTCTTTTTACGGTTGATGATTCTACCATTTGCCAAGGCAGTACTGTAACATTCACCAGCACAACCACTGGTGCCACCTCAGTATCTTGGATTTTTCAGGACGGATCTCCTGCCACATCGCCCGATACTATTGTAACCATAAAATACTTCAATGCAGGAACTGCAAAAGTTACCTTTATAGCAACCGGCCTTGGAGGTAATGATACCTTGGTTAAATATATAACTGTTTATCAAAACCCCAATAAGCCCAATATTCAACAAAGCCTTAATTTCCTTACTTCGTCAGTAAATGCCAACAAATATAAATGGTTGTTGAATGATACAGTGATGGCGAATGATACTACCAAAACAGCTTTTGCACCCAAAGATGGGCAGTACAAAGTAACCATTACGGACAATAATGGTTGTTCTGCAACCTCATTTCCCTTGACTTTTACTTATACGCCTGGTGTGGGTATTACCGAGGTAAATACTGAACACCGTTTTGGATTATTCCCCAATCCTGCCGGATACAATTTTACTTTAGACTATTGCCCCAATATTTGCAATGAGCTTAATTATAACTGGCGAATTATAGGTATGGACGGTAAACGTATTGAAAATGGAAATGGCTTGTGTTGCAAACCTATACAACTATCAACCAAAAACTTGCCTAATGGTATATATATAGTTGAAGTTGAGCACCAACATATAGTATCGCAAAAGAAATTAACTGTACAGCGTTAA
- a CDS encoding transketolase C-terminal domain-containing protein, whose protein sequence is MLPQVIDQKDTRSGFGAGLLEAGKLNDNIVALCADLTGSLKMDAFQKEFPSRFIQVGIAEANMIGMAAGLTIGGKIPFTGTFANFSTGRVYDQIRQSVAYSGKNVKICASHAGLTLGEDGATHQILEDIGLMKMLPGMTVINPCDYNQTKAATLAIANYQGPVYLRFGRPVVPNFWPADKKFEIGKAWKIKEGKDISIFATGHLVWKAIEAVQILAEQGIDAELINIHTIKPLDNEAILQSVAKTGCVVTAEEHQKNGGLGDSICQLLAFNNPTPVEMVAVNDSFGESGTPEQLMKKYGLEKENIIEACKTVMGRKG, encoded by the coding sequence ATGTTACCACAAGTTATTGATCAAAAAGACACACGTTCTGGCTTTGGTGCCGGGCTATTAGAAGCAGGAAAACTTAACGACAATATTGTTGCCCTTTGTGCCGACCTTACAGGGTCGCTCAAAATGGACGCTTTCCAAAAGGAATTCCCCAGCCGTTTTATACAAGTGGGAATTGCAGAAGCAAACATGATAGGCATGGCAGCAGGCTTAACCATTGGTGGTAAAATTCCTTTCACGGGCACTTTTGCTAACTTTAGCACAGGCCGTGTATATGATCAGATTCGTCAATCGGTTGCATACTCTGGCAAAAATGTAAAAATTTGTGCATCGCATGCAGGGCTTACCTTGGGCGAAGATGGAGCAACACACCAAATATTGGAAGATATAGGTTTGATGAAAATGTTGCCAGGAATGACCGTAATAAATCCCTGCGATTATAACCAGACAAAAGCAGCTACCTTAGCAATAGCCAATTATCAAGGACCCGTATATTTACGTTTCGGTCGCCCAGTTGTTCCCAACTTTTGGCCCGCCGATAAAAAATTTGAAATTGGTAAAGCTTGGAAAATAAAAGAAGGTAAAGATATAAGCATATTTGCTACTGGTCATTTGGTTTGGAAAGCTATAGAAGCTGTTCAAATTTTGGCCGAGCAAGGTATTGATGCAGAACTAATAAATATACATACAATTAAACCACTAGATAACGAAGCTATATTACAATCAGTAGCAAAAACAGGTTGCGTGGTTACTGCCGAAGAGCACCAAAAGAACGGTGGATTGGGTGATAGCATTTGCCAATTATTGGCTTTCAATAATCCAACACCAGTTGAAATGGTTGCGGTAAATGATAGCTTTGGCGAGAGCGGAACTCCCGAACAGTTGATGAAAAAATACGGACTCGAAAAAGAAAATATTATAGAAGCCTGCAAAACAGTAATGGGAAGAAAAGGATAG
- a CDS encoding tetratricopeptide repeat protein encodes MEKTNTYKRRISRNRKIYYIAMKKIILLSASLLMLFVASAQTLNQGILQTEALKFAQAKQTFISLIQQQPTNADLHYYLADVYLLTNEEDQVEKTLNEGLAKNIDNALCIVGQGKLKIARKNLEGAKSDFAKAVALTKNKNAKVLLYTGEALTNGEVKDLAQAEIYLNRALELDAKDPDINLAIGDLWLERNDASKPIENYNIALEKDSKCLKAYLRKGRLYASVRSLEGYQTAVSTIQEGLKIDSTYAPFYSEMAYLNNLTKSYAKARTNYEKYLSIVGEDIFARVKYAGFLFLSKDYQKTIDEINSIHQKDSSRPYLYRLMGYSHYELGISYNKPEDTAIAKEEFKKGIYEMDKFFAKQNAQEKIINDDYKYYGLLLIKLGKDAQGCTYLIMTIDKIKAMASNPNISKKENELEREKLPEIYNSLVENYMRNKKYIDAIGALQSKLEIKQSVNDYFTLGRADIFAAKSDSNLYDSAIVAFNKVVELKPDYPLGHFWLARAKTYKDPKGKTGAAKPDYEKFLMLIESDTIKYTIESYKSQIIEANRYIALYHFYLGKKEDAIPYFKKILAIDPKDASSLDAKKLLKF; translated from the coding sequence ATGGAAAAGACAAATACATATAAAAGAAGAATAAGTAGAAATAGAAAAATATATTATATAGCCATGAAGAAGATTATATTATTAAGTGCCTCTCTGTTGATGTTGTTTGTAGCTTCAGCTCAAACTTTAAATCAAGGTATTTTACAAACAGAAGCTTTGAAATTTGCACAAGCCAAACAAACTTTTATTTCCCTCATCCAGCAGCAACCCACCAATGCTGATTTGCATTATTATTTGGCCGATGTGTATTTATTGACTAATGAAGAAGACCAAGTTGAAAAGACCTTAAACGAGGGCTTAGCAAAAAATATTGACAACGCGTTGTGCATAGTAGGTCAGGGTAAGTTAAAAATAGCCAGAAAAAATTTGGAGGGTGCGAAATCAGATTTTGCAAAAGCAGTGGCCCTTACTAAAAACAAAAACGCAAAAGTATTATTGTATACAGGCGAAGCACTAACCAATGGCGAAGTAAAAGACCTTGCACAAGCAGAAATTTACCTGAATAGGGCATTGGAACTTGATGCAAAAGACCCAGATATCAATTTGGCTATTGGCGATTTGTGGTTGGAAAGAAACGATGCCTCTAAACCCATTGAAAACTATAATATAGCACTAGAAAAAGACAGTAAATGCTTAAAAGCATATTTAAGGAAAGGCCGCTTGTACGCTAGTGTGCGTTCGCTTGAAGGTTATCAAACTGCTGTAAGCACTATACAAGAGGGACTTAAGATTGATAGTACTTATGCTCCATTTTATAGTGAAATGGCCTACTTAAATAATCTGACCAAGAGCTATGCAAAAGCCAGAACAAATTACGAAAAATATCTTTCTATTGTGGGCGAGGATATATTTGCTCGTGTAAAATATGCAGGCTTTCTTTTCCTGTCCAAAGACTATCAAAAAACAATTGACGAAATCAATTCCATACATCAAAAGGATAGTTCTCGTCCATACCTATACAGGTTGATGGGATATTCTCACTACGAACTGGGTATTAGCTATAATAAACCGGAGGATACTGCTATAGCAAAAGAAGAATTTAAAAAGGGAATTTATGAAATGGATAAATTCTTTGCCAAACAAAACGCCCAAGAAAAAATTATAAATGACGACTATAAGTATTATGGACTTTTGCTTATTAAGCTTGGAAAAGATGCACAGGGTTGCACCTACTTGATAATGACGATTGATAAAATAAAAGCAATGGCAAGCAATCCTAATATTAGCAAAAAGGAGAATGAATTGGAACGCGAAAAACTACCGGAGATATATAATAGTCTTGTGGAGAATTATATGCGGAATAAAAAATATATAGATGCCATTGGAGCATTACAAAGCAAACTTGAAATCAAACAATCCGTAAATGATTACTTTACCTTGGGGCGTGCAGATATTTTTGCCGCCAAAAGCGACAGTAACCTGTACGACAGTGCAATAGTAGCATTTAATAAAGTAGTAGAATTAAAGCCCGATTATCCCTTAGGACATTTCTGGCTTGCTAGGGCTAAAACGTATAAAGACCCTAAAGGGAAAACAGGTGCTGCAAAACCAGATTATGAAAAGTTTTTGATGCTTATTGAATCTGATACAATTAAATATACAATAGAAAGTTATAAGAGTCAAATAATTGAAGCAAATCGATATATAGCTTTATATCATTTCTATTTAGGCAAAAAAGAAGATGCTATTCCTTATTTCAAAAAGATATTGGCAATTGACCCCAAAGATGCATCATCATTGGACGCAAAAAAACTGCTGAAGTTTTAA
- a CDS encoding GNAT family N-acetyltransferase, whose amino-acid sequence MEYYIKEITTHAEMLAQVELLQQLNPNIEHNSCSQMLRDMIANNYKMIGAFVGEVCVGISGYWIGTKLYSGKYLEMDNVVVDEGHRSARIGAMLCDYLDTIAKENNCQMMMLDAYIENEKAHRFYEREGYTKRGYHFIKKL is encoded by the coding sequence ATGGAATATTATATAAAAGAAATAACAACTCATGCTGAGATGTTGGCACAAGTAGAACTATTACAACAATTGAATCCCAATATAGAACATAATTCCTGTTCGCAAATGTTGCGTGATATGATTGCAAATAATTACAAAATGATTGGAGCCTTCGTAGGCGAAGTATGTGTAGGTATTTCGGGTTATTGGATAGGAACGAAATTGTATAGTGGCAAATACTTGGAAATGGATAATGTAGTCGTGGATGAAGGACACCGCTCTGCAAGGATTGGTGCAATGCTTTGTGATTATTTAGATACTATTGCAAAAGAAAATAATTGCCAAATGATGATGCTCGATGCTTATATAGAAAACGAAAAAGCACACCGTTTTTATGAACGTGAAGGATATACGAAACGTGGGTATCATTTTATCAAAAAACTATAA
- the rlmN gene encoding 23S rRNA (adenine(2503)-C(2))-methyltransferase RlmN, protein MFTHGKNIRTFSLEQLQELFLEKDEPKFRAKQLYEWLWQKQAATYDEMSNLPLVTRTWLEVTFPIHHVVVDHKQVSNDRTIKSAFRLHDGYFVEGVLIPTDSRMTACISSQVGCSLSCKFCATGKMDRKRNLDHYEIFDQVALIKQQADKHYNIQLSNIVYMGMGEPLLNYSNVMKSIEMITSPDGLGMSPQRITVSTAGIAKMIVKLADDGAKFNLALSLHAANDRKRDEIMPINESNTLSTLEEALSYFYNKTGTRPTLEYIVFDKFNDSIEDANELALFARKFPTKINLIEYNSIGDGQFQKSGEQRLNAFVRHLESKKLIVNLRRSRGKDIDAACGQLANKG, encoded by the coding sequence ATGTTCACCCACGGAAAAAATATTCGCACCTTCTCTTTAGAGCAATTACAAGAATTATTCTTAGAAAAAGACGAGCCCAAATTTCGTGCAAAACAATTATATGAATGGCTTTGGCAAAAGCAAGCTGCCACTTATGATGAGATGAGCAATTTGCCTTTGGTAACACGCACTTGGCTTGAGGTTACCTTTCCTATACATCATGTAGTAGTCGACCACAAACAAGTGAGTAATGATAGAACTATTAAATCTGCTTTTCGCTTGCACGATGGTTATTTTGTAGAGGGCGTTTTAATACCAACCGATAGCAGAATGACCGCTTGTATAAGTAGCCAAGTAGGTTGTAGTTTATCTTGTAAATTTTGTGCTACGGGCAAAATGGACCGCAAACGCAATCTTGACCATTATGAAATTTTCGATCAAGTAGCACTTATCAAACAACAAGCCGACAAACATTATAATATACAATTGAGCAATATTGTATATATGGGAATGGGCGAACCGTTACTCAATTATAGCAATGTGATGAAGAGTATCGAAATGATTACAAGTCCCGATGGATTGGGCATGTCGCCGCAACGTATAACCGTTTCTACCGCAGGTATTGCAAAAATGATTGTGAAGCTTGCCGACGATGGTGCAAAATTTAATTTAGCATTATCACTGCATGCTGCCAATGATAGAAAGCGTGATGAGATAATGCCAATTAATGAAAGTAATACCTTGTCAACTTTAGAAGAAGCCTTATCATACTTCTATAATAAAACAGGCACACGACCTACTTTAGAATATATAGTTTTTGATAAGTTCAACGACTCAATTGAAGATGCGAATGAGCTTGCCCTATTTGCCCGTAAGTTCCCCACCAAAATTAATTTAATAGAATATAATTCCATTGGCGATGGGCAATTTCAAAAATCGGGAGAGCAAAGATTAAATGCTTTTGTACGGCATTTGGAAAGTAAAAAACTGATCGTAAATCTTCGCCGCAGCCGCGGAAAAGATATTGATGCTGCTTGTGGGCAGTTGGCGAATAAAGGATAA